The proteins below are encoded in one region of Xenopus laevis strain J_2021 chromosome 8L, Xenopus_laevis_v10.1, whole genome shotgun sequence:
- the gcna.L gene encoding acidic repeat-containing protein isoform X2 — protein MQAKKLLCNSNLRDVMSPDLDGAYSPLLQPCTEKLDLSTSDSENDGKPKQASKFGMKEIKETSYNNKTGNRNFNTIQEKPRSTVVISDSSDEDFENFLIALKTPKQVAKKGKTNGSIKDFIIDSDEDEFDSVFSKNKTGSRGMNGLPNSTVKMPPAADRDMVSPQAFVSPVFISDSDDDDSIVIKSTWHTRIKEKKDAKLVNGSKPKTAKEKPSQDTTIRGLERREQEVNFYTSESSDEEFESLVERIKKRTKDQTPSSTASKSIRPQASLTEPTKVPCLDLTNRKENGSGRKPKSLSKMPPSPHFSSDRILKEVPDACERPRSDSVKLPCKVPDCFLQDLSYPNSVYVKNFKQKKEALTSRLYSLYNQTIFDQKLPETMEIIWNKKMRKTAGYCVTGQKRLPELQRYARIELSEKVCDSADRLRDTLIHEICHAATWLINGVRDGHGQFWRFYAKKATVVHPELPMVTRCHTYEINYKYTYECSRCKNTIGRHSKSLDTERFVCALCKGKLVLLSSTRKDGSPAGGQLTPFAKYVKENYGSTKKGMTGMSHAEVMRKLSADFSSKTKISS, from the exons ATG CAAGCTAAAAAGCTTCTTTGTAATTCCAATTTACGAGATGTGATGAGCCCAGACCTTGATGGTGCATATAGTCCATTGCTACAGCCCTGTACCGAGAAATTGGACCTCTCAACTTCTGACTCAGAAAATGATGGCAAACCGAAACAAGCTTCAAAGTTTGGGATGAAGGAGATTAAAGAAACAA GTTATAACAACAAAACTGGAAACAGAAACTTTAATACTATTCAAGAAAAGCCAAG aTCTACTGTGGTGATTTCCGATTCCAGTGATGAAGACTTTGAGAACT TTTTAATAGCACTGAAAACACCCAAACAAGTAGCAAAAAAGGGCAAAACAAATGGCAG TATAAAGGATTTCATTATCGATTCAGATGAGGATGAGTTTGATTCTGTTTtctcaaaaaacaaaacaggatcAAGAGGCATGAATG GGCTGCCGAATTCTACAGTTAAAATGCCCCCTGCTGCAGACAGAGATATGGTGTCTCCCCAAGCCTTTGTATCTCCAGTGTTTATAAGTGACAGCGATGATGATGATTCCATTGTTATAAAAAGTACATGGCACACCaggatcaaagaaaaaaaagatgcaaagttggTTAATGGGAGTAAACCAAAGACTGCCAAGGAGAAGCCATCACAAGACACAACTATCAGAGGGTTGGAAAGAAGGGAGCAGGAAGTGAATTTTTATACCTCAGAAAGCTCTGATGAGGAATTTGAAAGCCTTGTGGAGAGAATTAAAAAACGAACGAAGGACCAGACACCATCTTCCACTGCAAGCAAATCCATTCGGCCACAGGCTTCTCTAACAG AGCCAACAAAAGTTCCATGCCTTGATTTAACGAACAGAAAGGAAAACGGCTCGGGTCGAAAACCAAAATCACTAAGTAAAATGCCTCCCAGTCCACATTTCTCTTCCGACAGAATTCTAAAAGAAGTCCCTGATGCATGTGAAAGACCTCGTTCAGACAGTGT gaagcTCCCATGTAAGGTGCCAGACTGTTTCCTTCAAGATCTTTCTTATCCCAACTCTGTCTATGTGAAGAATTTTAAGCAGAAAAAAGAGGCGCTGACAAGTAGGCTGTATAGCCTTTATAATCAGACTATTTTTGATCAGAAG CTTCCTGAGACCATGGAAATCATCTGGAATAAAAAAATGAGGAAAACAGCTGGTTATTGTGTGACGGGGCAAAAGCGCCTCCCTGAGCTGCAGCGGTATGCCAGGATTGAGCTATCTGAGAAAGTGTGTGATTCTGCAG ATCGACTGAGAGATACATTAATCCATGAGATCTGCCATGCAGCAACTTGGCTGATAAACGGAGTGAGAGACGGCCATGGTCAGTTCTGGAGgttttatgccaaaaaagccACAGTTGTCCACCCGGAGCTGCCAATGGTCACACGCTGCCATACGTATGAGATAAATTACAAGTACACATATGAGTGCTCGCGATGCAAAAACAC AATTGGGCGCCACTCCAAGTCTCTGGATACAGAAAGGTTTGTTTGTGCCCTGTGTAAAGGAAAACTGGTTTTGTTATCATCAACACGAAAAGATGGTTCTCCAGCCGGCGGGCAGCTTACCCCATTTGCAAAATACGTCAAGGAAAATTATGGCTCTACAAAGAAAGGGATGACTGGAATGAGCCATGCAGAAGTCATGAGGAAACTTAGTGCCGATTTTTCATCAAAGACTAAAATTAGTAGTTGA
- the gcna.L gene encoding uncharacterized protein gcna.L isoform X1 has translation MAAEGRSLMERISARVGWSGKAVGEQQAKKLLCNSNLRDVMSPDLDGAYSPLLQPCTEKLDLSTSDSENDGKPKQASKFGMKEIKETSYNNKTGNRNFNTIQEKPRSTVVISDSSDEDFENFLIALKTPKQVAKKGKTNGSIKDFIIDSDEDEFDSVFSKNKTGSRGMNGLPNSTVKMPPAADRDMVSPQAFVSPVFISDSDDDDSIVIKSTWHTRIKEKKDAKLVNGSKPKTAKEKPSQDTTIRGLERREQEVNFYTSESSDEEFESLVERIKKRTKDQTPSSTASKSIRPQASLTEPTKVPCLDLTNRKENGSGRKPKSLSKMPPSPHFSSDRILKEVPDACERPRSDSVKLPCKVPDCFLQDLSYPNSVYVKNFKQKKEALTSRLYSLYNQTIFDQKLPETMEIIWNKKMRKTAGYCVTGQKRLPELQRYARIELSEKVCDSADRLRDTLIHEICHAATWLINGVRDGHGQFWRFYAKKATVVHPELPMVTRCHTYEINYKYTYECSRCKNTIGRHSKSLDTERFVCALCKGKLVLLSSTRKDGSPAGGQLTPFAKYVKENYGSTKKGMTGMSHAEVMRKLSADFSSKTKISS, from the exons ATGGCAGCCGAGGGTCGGAGTCTAATGGAGAGAATCTCTGCAAGGGTCGGCTGGAGCGGAAAGGCAGTGGGGGAGCAG CAAGCTAAAAAGCTTCTTTGTAATTCCAATTTACGAGATGTGATGAGCCCAGACCTTGATGGTGCATATAGTCCATTGCTACAGCCCTGTACCGAGAAATTGGACCTCTCAACTTCTGACTCAGAAAATGATGGCAAACCGAAACAAGCTTCAAAGTTTGGGATGAAGGAGATTAAAGAAACAA GTTATAACAACAAAACTGGAAACAGAAACTTTAATACTATTCAAGAAAAGCCAAG aTCTACTGTGGTGATTTCCGATTCCAGTGATGAAGACTTTGAGAACT TTTTAATAGCACTGAAAACACCCAAACAAGTAGCAAAAAAGGGCAAAACAAATGGCAG TATAAAGGATTTCATTATCGATTCAGATGAGGATGAGTTTGATTCTGTTTtctcaaaaaacaaaacaggatcAAGAGGCATGAATG GGCTGCCGAATTCTACAGTTAAAATGCCCCCTGCTGCAGACAGAGATATGGTGTCTCCCCAAGCCTTTGTATCTCCAGTGTTTATAAGTGACAGCGATGATGATGATTCCATTGTTATAAAAAGTACATGGCACACCaggatcaaagaaaaaaaagatgcaaagttggTTAATGGGAGTAAACCAAAGACTGCCAAGGAGAAGCCATCACAAGACACAACTATCAGAGGGTTGGAAAGAAGGGAGCAGGAAGTGAATTTTTATACCTCAGAAAGCTCTGATGAGGAATTTGAAAGCCTTGTGGAGAGAATTAAAAAACGAACGAAGGACCAGACACCATCTTCCACTGCAAGCAAATCCATTCGGCCACAGGCTTCTCTAACAG AGCCAACAAAAGTTCCATGCCTTGATTTAACGAACAGAAAGGAAAACGGCTCGGGTCGAAAACCAAAATCACTAAGTAAAATGCCTCCCAGTCCACATTTCTCTTCCGACAGAATTCTAAAAGAAGTCCCTGATGCATGTGAAAGACCTCGTTCAGACAGTGT gaagcTCCCATGTAAGGTGCCAGACTGTTTCCTTCAAGATCTTTCTTATCCCAACTCTGTCTATGTGAAGAATTTTAAGCAGAAAAAAGAGGCGCTGACAAGTAGGCTGTATAGCCTTTATAATCAGACTATTTTTGATCAGAAG CTTCCTGAGACCATGGAAATCATCTGGAATAAAAAAATGAGGAAAACAGCTGGTTATTGTGTGACGGGGCAAAAGCGCCTCCCTGAGCTGCAGCGGTATGCCAGGATTGAGCTATCTGAGAAAGTGTGTGATTCTGCAG ATCGACTGAGAGATACATTAATCCATGAGATCTGCCATGCAGCAACTTGGCTGATAAACGGAGTGAGAGACGGCCATGGTCAGTTCTGGAGgttttatgccaaaaaagccACAGTTGTCCACCCGGAGCTGCCAATGGTCACACGCTGCCATACGTATGAGATAAATTACAAGTACACATATGAGTGCTCGCGATGCAAAAACAC AATTGGGCGCCACTCCAAGTCTCTGGATACAGAAAGGTTTGTTTGTGCCCTGTGTAAAGGAAAACTGGTTTTGTTATCATCAACACGAAAAGATGGTTCTCCAGCCGGCGGGCAGCTTACCCCATTTGCAAAATACGTCAAGGAAAATTATGGCTCTACAAAGAAAGGGATGACTGGAATGAGCCATGCAGAAGTCATGAGGAAACTTAGTGCCGATTTTTCATCAAAGACTAAAATTAGTAGTTGA
- the igbp1.L gene encoding immunoglobulin (CD79A) binding protein 1 L homeolog codes for MAEVSEPEPAKLSELLEKGWRFLDEVEESSEPAGAYEVQDKVKRGIGSLEQATRMVTQLDLFSHNEDLEEISSTDIKYLLLPALLGALTLKQTGLSKRQQHLEAARSYYLDFLTRCHEYKVSKFELPHQSTGTNQGEQEPINMMRPTPAPGLTAMAVQRQAKIERYKQKKELESRLSGLQTAVRSGSADDEQIREFYLLQLQRWVCTALEEIESIDQELPMVKAREAIKKGAEIPHHSRPTRPPMKPFILTRDALQAKVFGAGYPSLPTMTVDEWYDQHQKKGVLPDQGVYNKPTDEEQEAALKERKVEQDDPETLQKARNWDDWKDNHPRGFGNRKNMG; via the exons ATGGCGGAGGTTTCAGAGCCTGAGCCGGCGAAGCTGTCGGAGCTTCTAGAGAAGGGATGGCGATTTTTAGACGAGGTAGAAGAGAGCAGCGAGCCGGCCGGAGCCTATGAAGTCCAGGACAAAGTAAAGAGAGGAATCGGCTCGCTGGAGCAGGCCACGCGGATGGTCACCCAACTCGATTTGTTCAG TCACAATGAGGATCTGGAAGAGATTTCATCCACAGATATCAAGTATCTCCTCCTACCAGCGCTGCTTGGGGCCTTGACATTGAAGCAGACGGGTCTCAGTAAGAGACAGCAACACCTGGAGGCAGCACGATCCTATTACCTGGACTTTCTGACAAGATGCCATGAATACAAAGTGTCCAAGTTTGAACTCCCACACCAAAGTACAGGAACCAACCAAGGAGAGCAGGAACCAATCAACATGATGCGCCCAACACCAGCTCCCGGCCTGACTGCTATGGCTGTACAGAGACAGGCAAAGATTGAGAG ATACAAACAGAAGAAGGAGCTAGAGAGCCGCCTCTCTGGCCTCCAGACGGCTGTTAGGAGCGGATCTGCTGATGATGAACAAATCAGGGAGTTTTACCTTTTACAGCTCCAGCGATGGGTGTGCACTGCCTTGGAGGAGATAGAAAGCATAGACCAGGAACTGCCAATGGTCAAGGCAAGAGAGGCCATTAAAAAG ggaGCGGAAATCCCCCATCATTCAAGGCCAACCAGGCCACCGATGAAACCCTTCATACTGACTCGTGATGCTCTGCAGGCTAA AGTTTTCGGGGCAGGATATCCAAGTCTCCCCACTATGACTGTGGATGAATGGTATGATCAGCACCAGAAGAAGGGAGTACTGCCTGACCAGGGAGTGTATAACAAACCAACAG ATGAGGAACAGGAAGCCgcattgaaagaaagaaaagtggAGCAAGATGACCCTGAAACTCTACAGAAAGCACGGAACTGGGATGACTGGAAAGATAACCACCCACGTGGCTTTGGGAACCGCAAGAACATGGGCTGA